One Pseudomonas tolaasii NCPPB 2192 genomic window carries:
- the tusC gene encoding sulfurtransferase complex subunit TusC, translated as MAKSLLIISRQAPWSGPGAREALDIVLAGGAFDLPIGLLFMDDGVFQLAANQAPKALQQKDLSANLQALELFGVEDVFACRHSLDERGLVAPTSAQPLNSEDIATLIDRYDQVVTL; from the coding sequence ATGGCCAAATCCCTGTTAATCATCAGCCGCCAGGCGCCGTGGTCCGGGCCGGGCGCGCGGGAAGCGCTGGATATCGTGTTGGCCGGTGGCGCGTTTGACCTGCCGATCGGTTTGCTGTTTATGGATGACGGCGTGTTTCAGCTCGCCGCCAACCAGGCGCCCAAAGCCTTGCAGCAAAAAGACCTCAGCGCCAACCTGCAGGCGCTGGAACTGTTTGGCGTCGAAGACGTATTCGCCTGCCGCCACAGCCTCGACGAACGCGGGCTGGTGGCGCCGACCAGTGCCCAACCGCTGAACAGCGAAGACATCGCCACGCTGATTGACCGTTACGACCAGGTGGTGACCCTCTGA
- a CDS encoding glycosyl transferase family protein, translated as MTDFAPLTLETPAEHPFAQFVRILGKGKRGARNLTREEARDAMGMLLDEKVEDTQLGAFLMLLRHKEESPEELAGFTEAVRERLNAPALNVDVDWPTYAGKKRHLPWYLLAAKCLAQNGVRILMHGGGAHTAGRLYTEQLLEGLQIPLCRNWQHVEAAYAQGNLAFIPLGDWAPQLQRMIDLRNTLGLRSPIHSLARLLNPLNARLGLQSIFHPGYQGVHRDASGLLGDNVIVVKGDGGEIEINPDSASHLYGTTGGQSWDEEWPALSAQRHVKPASLEPEHLKALWRGEVEDSYPQLALIATMALALRGLGHSREQAFAVAQQYWDARDKSI; from the coding sequence ATGACCGACTTTGCCCCGCTGACCCTCGAAACCCCCGCCGAGCACCCGTTTGCACAGTTCGTGCGCATCCTGGGCAAAGGCAAGCGCGGCGCGCGCAACCTCACCCGCGAGGAAGCCCGCGATGCCATGGGCATGTTGCTCGACGAAAAGGTCGAAGACACCCAGCTCGGCGCGTTCCTGATGCTGCTGCGCCACAAGGAGGAAAGCCCGGAAGAACTCGCCGGCTTCACCGAGGCCGTGCGCGAGCGCCTGAATGCCCCGGCGCTGAACGTGGATGTCGATTGGCCGACCTACGCCGGCAAGAAGCGCCACCTGCCGTGGTACCTGCTAGCCGCCAAGTGCCTGGCGCAAAACGGCGTGCGCATTCTGATGCACGGCGGCGGCGCGCACACGGCCGGGCGGCTGTACACCGAGCAACTGCTGGAAGGCCTGCAGATCCCGTTGTGTCGCAATTGGCAGCACGTCGAAGCTGCCTATGCACAGGGCAACCTGGCGTTTATCCCGCTGGGTGACTGGGCGCCCCAGCTGCAACGCATGATTGATCTGCGCAACACGCTGGGGCTGCGTTCACCGATTCACTCGCTCGCGCGGCTGCTCAACCCATTGAACGCGCGCCTCGGCCTGCAAAGCATTTTCCATCCGGGCTATCAGGGCGTGCACCGCGATGCCAGCGGCCTGCTCGGCGACAACGTGATTGTGGTAAAGGGCGACGGCGGCGAAATCGAGATCAACCCCGACTCCGCCAGCCACCTGTACGGCACCACCGGCGGCCAGAGCTGGGACGAAGAATGGCCCGCCCTCTCCGCCCAGCGCCACGTCAAGCCGGCCAGCCTGGAGCCGGAACATTTGAAGGCGCTATGGCGTGGGGAGGTCGAAGACAGCTACCCGCAGCTCGCGCTGATCGCCACCATGGCACTGGCCTTGCGCGGCCTCGGTCATTCACGGGAACAGGCATTTGCAGTGGCCCAGCAATACTGGGACGCGCGGGACAAATCGATTTAA
- the lolA gene encoding outer membrane lipoprotein chaperone LolA — MRLIRMLLLPALALTAVSAHADPASVASLTNLLDKSKTLTARFSQLTLDAGGTQLQQTEGEMAVQRPGLFYWHTEGKSEQTIVSDGQKVTLWDPDLEQATIKKLDPRLNQTPALLLSGDVSKINDSFEITSKQTSNVIEFTLKPKSKDTLFDTLNLSFGNGVINNMRLIDSVGQRTDILFSGVKANEPVPASKFKFDIPKGADVIQE; from the coding sequence ATGCGTCTTATCCGCATGCTGTTGTTGCCGGCACTGGCCCTGACCGCTGTTTCGGCGCACGCCGACCCGGCCTCCGTTGCCAGCCTGACCAACCTGCTGGACAAATCCAAGACCCTGACCGCGCGCTTCTCCCAGCTGACTCTGGACGCCGGCGGTACCCAGCTGCAGCAAACCGAAGGCGAAATGGCCGTACAGCGCCCGGGCCTGTTCTACTGGCACACCGAAGGCAAGTCCGAGCAGACCATCGTTTCCGACGGCCAGAAAGTCACCCTGTGGGACCCGGACCTCGAACAGGCGACCATCAAGAAGCTCGACCCGCGCCTGAACCAGACGCCGGCGCTGCTGTTGTCGGGTGATGTGTCGAAGATCAACGACAGCTTCGAGATCACCTCAAAGCAAACCAGCAACGTCATCGAGTTCACGCTCAAGCCCAAATCCAAGGACACGCTGTTCGACACCCTGAACCTGTCTTTTGGCAACGGCGTTATCAACAACATGCGGCTGATCGACAGCGTCGGCCAGCGCACCGACATCCTGTTCTCCGGGGTCAAGGCCAACGAGCCGGTGCCGGCGTCCAAGTTCAAGTTCGACATCCCCAAGGGTGCCGACGTGATCCAGGAATAA
- a CDS encoding DNA translocase FtsK, which produces MKKSAATPKAAVVPAWRQHLHYRLKEGALIAIGALCLFLMMALLTYGKDDPGWSHNSKIEDVQNFGGPAGSYSADILFMVLGYFAYIFPLLLAIKTWQIFRQRHEPWQWSGWLFSWRLIGLVFLVLSGAALAHIHFHAPTGLPAGAGGALGESLGDLARRTLNIQGSTLMFIALFLFGLTVFTDLSWFKVMDVTGKITLDLLELFQGAANRWWSARVDRKRMVAQLREVDTRVNEVVAPSTPDRREQAKVKERLIEREQALSKHMSDREKQVPPVIAPAPAKAPEPSARVQKEKQAPLFIDSAVEGTLPPISILDPAEKKQLNYSPESLAAVGHLLEIKLKEFGVEVAVDSIHPGPVITRYEIQPAAGVKVSRIANLAKDLARSLAVTSVRVVEVIPGKTTVGIEIPNEDRQIVRFSEVLSTPEYDNFKSPVTLALGHDIGGKPVITDLAKMPHLLVAGTTGSGKSVGVNAMILSILFKSGPEDAKLIMIDPKMLELSIYEGIPHLLCPVVTDMKDAANALRWSVAEMERRYKLMAKMGVRNLSGFNAKIKEAHDRGETIDDPLYKRESIHDEAPKLTKLPTIVVVVDEFADMMMIVGKKVEELIARIAQKARAAGIHLILATQRPSVDVITGLIKANIPTRMAFQVSSKIDSRTIIDQGGAEQLLGHGDMLYMPPGTSLPIRVHGAFVSDDEVHRVVEAWKLRGAPEYNDDILNGVEEAGSGFENGGGGGEDDAETDALYDEAVAFVLESRRASISAVQRKLKIGYNRAARMIEAMEMAGVVTAMNTNGSREVIAPGQMRD; this is translated from the coding sequence TTGAAGAAATCCGCCGCAACACCCAAAGCAGCAGTCGTGCCGGCCTGGCGCCAGCACCTGCATTACCGACTCAAGGAAGGTGCGCTGATCGCAATCGGCGCACTGTGCCTGTTCCTGATGATGGCCTTGCTCACCTACGGCAAGGACGATCCGGGCTGGAGCCACAACAGCAAGATCGAAGACGTGCAGAACTTCGGCGGTCCGGCCGGTTCCTACAGCGCCGACATCCTGTTCATGGTGCTGGGCTATTTCGCCTACATCTTCCCGTTGCTGCTGGCGATCAAGACCTGGCAGATCTTCCGCCAGCGCCACGAGCCGTGGCAATGGAGCGGCTGGCTGTTTTCGTGGCGCCTGATCGGTTTGGTGTTCCTCGTACTGTCCGGCGCCGCGTTGGCCCATATCCATTTCCACGCCCCCACCGGCCTGCCGGCGGGCGCAGGCGGCGCGTTGGGCGAGAGCCTGGGCGACCTGGCGCGCAGAACCCTGAACATCCAGGGCAGCACGCTGATGTTTATCGCGTTGTTCCTGTTCGGCCTCACCGTGTTCACCGACCTGTCGTGGTTCAAGGTGATGGACGTGACCGGCAAGATCACCCTCGACCTGCTGGAACTGTTCCAGGGCGCCGCCAACCGCTGGTGGTCGGCCCGTGTCGACCGCAAGCGCATGGTGGCGCAGTTGCGCGAGGTCGACACCCGCGTCAATGAGGTCGTGGCGCCGAGCACGCCGGACCGCCGCGAGCAGGCCAAGGTCAAGGAGCGCTTGATCGAACGTGAACAGGCCCTGAGCAAGCACATGTCGGACCGCGAAAAACAGGTGCCGCCGGTGATCGCCCCTGCGCCCGCCAAGGCGCCCGAGCCGAGTGCCCGGGTGCAGAAAGAGAAACAGGCGCCGTTGTTCATCGACAGCGCCGTCGAAGGCACCTTGCCGCCGATCTCGATTCTCGACCCGGCGGAAAAGAAACAACTCAATTACTCCCCGGAATCCCTGGCTGCCGTCGGCCACCTGCTGGAAATCAAGCTCAAGGAGTTCGGTGTCGAAGTGGCGGTGGACTCGATCCATCCAGGCCCGGTGATTACCCGTTACGAAATCCAGCCGGCCGCTGGCGTCAAGGTCAGCCGCATCGCCAACCTGGCCAAAGACCTGGCGCGTTCCCTGGCCGTGACCAGCGTGCGCGTGGTGGAAGTGATTCCCGGCAAGACCACGGTGGGTATCGAAATTCCCAACGAAGACCGCCAGATCGTGCGCTTCTCCGAAGTGCTGTCGACGCCGGAATACGACAACTTCAAATCGCCGGTCACCCTGGCCCTGGGTCACGACATCGGCGGCAAGCCGGTGATTACGGACCTGGCGAAAATGCCGCACTTGCTGGTTGCCGGTACCACCGGTTCCGGTAAGTCGGTGGGTGTGAACGCGATGATCCTGTCGATCCTGTTCAAGTCCGGCCCGGAAGACGCCAAGCTGATCATGATCGACCCGAAAATGCTTGAGCTGTCGATCTACGAAGGCATTCCGCACCTGCTGTGCCCGGTGGTGACTGACATGAAGGACGCCGCCAACGCCTTGCGCTGGAGCGTCGCCGAGATGGAGCGTCGCTACAAGCTGATGGCGAAGATGGGCGTGCGTAACCTGTCGGGCTTCAATGCCAAGATCAAGGAAGCCCACGACCGCGGCGAGACCATTGATGATCCGTTGTACAAGCGCGAAAGCATTCACGATGAAGCGCCGAAGCTGACCAAGCTGCCGACCATCGTGGTGGTGGTCGACGAATTCGCCGACATGATGATGATCGTCGGCAAGAAGGTTGAGGAACTGATCGCGCGTATCGCCCAGAAGGCGCGGGCGGCAGGTATTCACTTGATCCTGGCGACCCAGCGGCCGTCGGTGGACGTGATCACCGGTCTGATCAAGGCCAACATCCCGACGCGCATGGCGTTCCAGGTGTCGAGCAAGATCGACTCGCGGACCATCATCGACCAGGGTGGCGCCGAACAACTGCTGGGCCACGGTGACATGCTTTACATGCCGCCCGGCACCAGCCTGCCGATCCGGGTTCACGGTGCGTTTGTGTCCGACGATGAAGTGCACCGTGTGGTGGAAGCCTGGAAACTGCGTGGCGCACCTGAATACAACGACGACATCCTCAACGGCGTCGAAGAAGCCGGCAGCGGCTTTGAAAATGGCGGCGGCGGCGGTGAAGACGATGCCGAAACCGACGCACTCTACGACGAGGCCGTGGCCTTCGTGCTGGAAAGCCGCCGCGCGTCCATTTCCGCCGTGCAGCGCAAGCTGAAAATCGGCTACAACCGCGCCGCCCGCATGATCGAAGCCATGGAAATGGCGGGCGTCGTGACCGCAATGAACACCAACGGCTCGCGTGAAGTCATCGCCCCCGGGCAGATGCGCGACTGA
- the tusB gene encoding sulfurtransferase complex subunit TusB, which produces MSTLHVVSHSPFTDSRFASCLRVCGVNDAILLCGDGAYGLHNPALQTKGVKVFVLAEDLQARSICLPDWADSVDYAGFVQLSLDYDKVNSWL; this is translated from the coding sequence ATGTCGACTTTACATGTGGTGTCCCACTCCCCGTTTACCGACAGCCGCTTCGCCAGCTGCCTGCGTGTGTGTGGCGTCAATGACGCCATTCTGCTGTGCGGCGATGGCGCCTACGGGCTGCACAACCCGGCCCTGCAAACCAAAGGGGTAAAAGTCTTCGTACTGGCCGAAGACCTGCAGGCGCGCAGCATCTGCCTGCCGGACTGGGCCGACAGCGTGGACTATGCCGGTTTTGTGCAGCTATCACTCGACTACGACAAGGTCAACAGCTGGCTATGA
- the crcB gene encoding fluoride efflux transporter CrcB, with protein sequence MLKTILAVSAAGIAGTLLRFAAGTWVSAHWPKHFYAATLAVNLVGCLIIGVLYGWFLLRPEVPIEIRAGLIVGFVGGLTTFSSFSLDTLRLLESGQALTAFGYLGISVFGGLLATWAGLSLTKL encoded by the coding sequence GTGCTCAAGACGATTCTTGCCGTGTCCGCAGCGGGCATCGCTGGTACATTATTGCGTTTCGCCGCCGGTACCTGGGTCAGCGCCCATTGGCCGAAGCATTTTTATGCCGCGACCCTGGCGGTCAACCTGGTGGGCTGCCTGATCATCGGTGTGCTGTACGGCTGGTTCCTGTTGCGCCCGGAAGTGCCGATTGAAATTCGCGCCGGCTTGATTGTCGGTTTTGTAGGCGGTCTGACGACCTTTTCATCCTTTTCACTGGATACGCTGCGCCTGCTGGAAAGCGGGCAGGCCCTGACAGCCTTCGGCTACCTGGGCATCAGCGTGTTCGGCGGGCTGCTCGCCACCTGGGCCGGCCTGTCCCTGACCAAACTTTGA
- the serS gene encoding serine--tRNA ligase: protein MLDSKLLRSNLQDVADRLASRGFALDVARIEALEEQRKTVQTRTEALQAERNARSKSIGQAKQRGEDIAPLMADVERMGTELSDGKFELDKIQTELDSILLGIPNIPHESVPIGADEDGNVEVRRWGTPTAFDFEIKDHVALGELTGGLDFETAAKMSGARFALLRGPIARMHRALAQFMINLHTGEHGYEEAYTPYLVQAPALMGTSQLPKFEEDLFKISRDGEADLYLIPTAEVSLTNIVAGEILDAKELPIKFVAHSPCFRSEAGASGRDTRGMIRQHQFDKVEMVQVVEPSTSMEALEGLTANAERVLQLLELPYRVLALCTGDMGFSAVKTYDLEVWVPSQDKYREISSCSNCGDFQARRMQARFRNPETGKPELVHTLNGSGLAVGRTLVAVLENYQQADGSIRVPKVLKPYMAGVEVIR, encoded by the coding sequence ATGCTCGATTCCAAACTGTTACGTAGCAACCTTCAGGACGTAGCGGACCGCCTGGCTTCCCGTGGCTTTGCCCTGGATGTCGCGCGCATCGAAGCGCTGGAAGAACAGCGCAAGACCGTCCAGACCCGCACCGAAGCACTGCAGGCTGAACGCAATGCCCGTTCCAAATCCATCGGTCAGGCCAAGCAGCGCGGCGAAGACATCGCGCCGTTGATGGCCGACGTTGAGCGCATGGGCACCGAGCTGTCAGACGGCAAATTCGAGCTGGACAAGATCCAGACCGAGCTGGACTCGATCCTGCTGGGCATCCCCAACATCCCTCACGAATCCGTGCCGATTGGCGCAGACGAAGACGGCAACGTCGAAGTGCGTCGCTGGGGCACGCCAACCGCCTTTGATTTCGAGATCAAGGACCACGTTGCCCTGGGCGAATTGACCGGCGGCCTGGATTTCGAAACCGCCGCCAAAATGTCCGGCGCGCGCTTTGCCTTGCTGCGCGGTCCGATCGCGCGCATGCACCGCGCCCTGGCGCAGTTCATGATCAACCTGCACACCGGCGAGCACGGTTACGAAGAGGCTTACACCCCCTATCTGGTGCAGGCTCCGGCGCTGATGGGCACCAGCCAGCTGCCGAAATTCGAAGAAGATCTGTTCAAGATCAGCCGCGACGGCGAAGCCGACCTGTACCTGATCCCGACCGCCGAAGTGTCGCTGACCAACATCGTGGCCGGCGAGATCCTCGACGCCAAGGAACTGCCGATCAAGTTCGTGGCCCACAGCCCATGCTTTCGCAGTGAAGCCGGTGCGTCGGGGCGTGACACCCGCGGCATGATCCGCCAGCACCAGTTCGACAAGGTCGAGATGGTGCAGGTGGTCGAGCCGTCGACTTCCATGGAAGCGCTGGAAGGCCTGACCGCCAACGCCGAGCGCGTTCTGCAACTGTTGGAGCTGCCGTACCGCGTATTGGCGCTGTGCACCGGCGACATGGGTTTCAGCGCAGTGAAAACCTACGATCTGGAAGTGTGGGTGCCGAGCCAGGACAAATACCGCGAGATTTCGTCGTGCTCCAACTGCGGTGATTTCCAGGCCCGTCGCATGCAGGCGCGTTTCCGCAACCCGGAAACCGGCAAGCCGGAACTGGTGCACACCCTCAACGGTTCGGGCCTGGCCGTAGGCCGTACCCTGGTGGCCGTGCTGGAAAACTATCAGCAGGCGGACGGTTCGATCCGTGTACCGAAAGTGCTCAAGCCGTACATGGCGGGCGTTGAGGTCATCCGCTAA
- a CDS encoding replication-associated recombination protein A → MDLFRSDPIAQPLAARLRSTNLDEYVGQEHLLARGKPLREALEQGALHSMIFWGPPGVGKTTLARLLAKVSDAHFETVSAVLAGVKEIRQAVEVAKQQAGQYGKRTILFVDEVHRFNKSQQDAFLPYVEDGTLIFIGATTENPSFELNNALLSRARVYVLKSLDEAAMRKLLHRALSEDKGLGKRQLSLSDEGFKILMSAADGDGRRFLNLLENASDLAEDGGEIGVDLLQSLLGDTRRRFDKGGEAFYDQISALHKSVRGSNPDGALYWFARMIDGGCDPLYLARRVVRMASEDIGNADPRALSLCLAAWEVQERLGSPEGELAVAQAITYLACAPKSNAVYMGFKSALRAAAEYGSLEVPLHLRNAPTKLMKQLGYGDEYRYAHDEPDAYAAGEDYFPDDLEPQPFYQPVPRGLELKIGEKLNHLAQLDRLSPKQRRK, encoded by the coding sequence ATGGACCTGTTTCGAAGTGACCCGATTGCTCAACCCCTGGCCGCGCGTTTGCGTTCGACCAATCTGGATGAGTACGTCGGCCAGGAACACCTGCTCGCTCGCGGCAAGCCGTTGCGCGAAGCCCTGGAGCAGGGTGCGCTGCACTCGATGATTTTCTGGGGGCCGCCGGGCGTGGGTAAAACCACCCTGGCGCGGCTGCTGGCGAAAGTCTCGGATGCACACTTTGAAACGGTTTCGGCGGTACTGGCGGGGGTCAAGGAGATTCGTCAGGCCGTTGAGGTTGCCAAGCAGCAGGCCGGACAATACGGCAAGCGCACCATCCTGTTTGTCGACGAAGTGCATCGCTTCAACAAGTCGCAACAGGATGCGTTTTTGCCGTACGTGGAAGACGGCACGCTGATTTTTATCGGCGCCACCACCGAAAACCCTTCTTTCGAACTCAACAACGCGTTGCTGTCGCGGGCGCGGGTCTATGTGCTCAAAAGCCTCGATGAGGCGGCGATGCGCAAGCTGTTGCATCGCGCGTTGAGCGAAGACAAGGGCTTGGGCAAACGCCAACTGAGCCTCAGTGATGAAGGCTTCAAGATTCTGATGAGCGCCGCCGACGGTGACGGGCGCCGCTTTCTCAACTTGCTGGAAAATGCCTCCGACCTGGCCGAGGACGGTGGCGAGATTGGCGTCGACCTGCTGCAAAGCCTGCTCGGCGATACACGCCGGCGCTTCGACAAGGGCGGCGAGGCCTTCTACGACCAGATATCCGCGCTGCACAAGTCCGTGCGCGGTTCCAACCCCGATGGTGCGCTGTACTGGTTTGCACGGATGATCGACGGCGGCTGCGACCCGCTGTACCTGGCGCGCCGCGTGGTGCGCATGGCCAGCGAAGACATCGGCAACGCCGACCCGCGCGCCCTGAGCCTGTGCCTCGCCGCGTGGGAAGTGCAGGAGCGCCTCGGCAGCCCGGAAGGCGAGCTGGCGGTGGCGCAAGCCATCACTTACCTGGCCTGCGCGCCGAAAAGCAACGCGGTGTACATGGGCTTCAAATCCGCCCTGCGCGCGGCCGCCGAATACGGCTCCCTCGAAGTGCCGCTGCACCTGCGCAACGCGCCGACCAAATTGATGAAGCAATTGGGCTACGGCGACGAATACCGCTACGCTCACGATGAGCCGGACGCCTACGCCGCTGGCGAGGATTACTTTCCCGATGACCTTGAGCCGCAGCCGTTCTACCAGCCCGTGCCCCGTGGCCTGGAGCTGAAAATCGGTGAAAAGCTCAACCATCTGGCGCAACTTGACCGACTCAGCCCGAAACAGCGGAGAAAGTAG
- a CDS encoding TusE/DsrC/DsvC family sulfur relay protein yields the protein MNTLTVGACTLELDKDGYLVDLDQWSAEVADALAAAVPLELTADHWEILELLRQFYAEFQLSPATRPLIKYTALKLGPEKGNSLHLNKLFNGTPAKLAAKLAGLPRPTNCL from the coding sequence ATGAACACCCTGACCGTAGGCGCATGCACCCTCGAGCTGGACAAGGACGGTTACCTGGTTGACCTGGACCAATGGTCGGCCGAGGTTGCGGACGCCCTGGCGGCGGCCGTGCCCCTGGAACTGACCGCCGATCACTGGGAAATCCTCGAACTGCTCCGCCAGTTCTACGCCGAATTCCAACTGTCGCCGGCCACCCGCCCGCTGATCAAGTACACCGCCTTGAAGCTGGGCCCGGAAAAGGGCAACAGCCTGCACCTCAACAAACTGTTCAACGGCACTCCCGCCAAACTCGCCGCCAAGCTGGCGGGCCTGCCCAGGCCGACGAATTGCTTATGA
- the cysG gene encoding siroheme synthase CysG, which produces MEFLPLFHNLRGSRVLVVGGGEIALRKSRLLADAGALLRVVAPQIEDQLRELVLGSGGELILRGYQEADLDGCTLIIAATDDESLNAQVSSDAKRRCVPVNVVDAPALCSVIFPAIVDRSPLVIAVSSGGDAPVLARLIRAKLETWIPSTYGQLAGLAARFRAQVKSLYPDVQQRRAFWEDVFQGPIADRQLAGQGAEAERLLVEKVNGAPPYAPGEVYLVGAGPGDPDLLTFRALRLMQQADVVLYDRLVAPAILELCRRDAERVYVGKRRADHAVPQDQINQQLVDLAKQGKRVLRLKGGDPFIFGRGGEEIEELAAHGIPFQVVPGITAASGCAAYAGIPLTHRDYAQSVRFITGHLKDGTSDLPWHDLVGPSQTLVFYMGLIGLPIICEQLIRHGRAADTPAALIQQGTTSNQRVFTGTLADLPRLVAEHEVHAPTLVIVGEVVVLREKLKWFEGAQSEV; this is translated from the coding sequence ATGGAATTTCTGCCGCTGTTTCATAACCTGCGCGGCAGTCGTGTGTTGGTCGTCGGTGGCGGGGAGATTGCCTTGCGCAAATCCCGGCTCCTGGCCGATGCCGGTGCGTTGCTGCGGGTGGTTGCTCCCCAGATCGAAGACCAGTTGCGTGAACTGGTACTGGGCAGTGGCGGGGAACTGATTTTGCGCGGTTATCAGGAGGCCGACCTTGACGGTTGCACCCTGATCATCGCGGCCACCGACGACGAGTCACTGAACGCGCAAGTGTCCAGTGATGCCAAGCGCCGTTGCGTGCCGGTTAACGTGGTGGATGCGCCAGCCTTGTGCAGCGTGATCTTCCCGGCGATTGTCGACCGTTCGCCCCTGGTGATTGCAGTGTCCAGCGGCGGCGATGCGCCGGTGCTGGCGCGCTTGATCCGCGCCAAGCTGGAAACCTGGATTCCGTCCACTTACGGCCAACTGGCGGGGTTGGCGGCGCGTTTTCGTGCCCAGGTCAAAAGTTTGTACCCGGATGTGCAGCAACGCCGTGCGTTCTGGGAAGACGTGTTTCAAGGCCCGATTGCCGACCGCCAGTTGGCCGGGCAGGGCGCCGAGGCTGAGCGCCTGCTGGTCGAAAAGGTCAACGGCGCGCCACCCTATGCACCGGGTGAGGTTTACCTGGTTGGCGCAGGGCCAGGTGACCCGGACCTGCTGACGTTCCGCGCACTGCGCCTGATGCAACAGGCCGATGTGGTGCTGTATGACCGCCTCGTGGCCCCGGCTATTCTGGAGTTGTGCCGTCGCGACGCCGAGCGCGTGTACGTCGGCAAACGCCGCGCCGATCACGCGGTGCCGCAAGACCAGATCAACCAGCAACTGGTAGACCTGGCCAAACAAGGCAAGCGCGTGTTGCGCCTCAAGGGCGGCGACCCGTTCATCTTCGGGCGCGGGGGTGAAGAGATCGAGGAACTGGCGGCCCATGGCATTCCGTTCCAGGTGGTGCCGGGCATTACAGCGGCCAGCGGCTGCGCGGCGTATGCGGGGATTCCGCTGACCCACCGTGACTACGCGCAATCGGTGCGGTTTATCACCGGCCATTTGAAGGACGGCACCTCGGACCTGCCCTGGCATGACCTGGTGGGCCCTTCGCAGACGCTGGTGTTCTACATGGGCCTGATCGGTTTGCCGATTATCTGTGAACAACTGATCCGGCATGGCCGCGCCGCCGATACCCCGGCGGCGCTGATTCAGCAGGGAACGACCTCCAACCAGCGCGTGTTCACAGGCACCCTGGCGGACTTGCCGCGCCTGGTGGCGGAGCATGAAGTGCATGCGCCGACCCTGGTGATCGTCGGCGAAGTGGTGGTGTTGCGCGAGAAGCTCAAGTGGTTTGAGGGCGCGCAGTCTGAGGTTTAA
- a CDS encoding glutathione S-transferase family protein → MGLLIEGHWKDQWYESSADGAFQREQAQRRHWVTADGAPGPSGEGGFKAEAGRYHLYVSLACPWAHRTLILRKLKGLEGLIDVSVVSWLMLENGWTFDKAHGSTGDALDHFDFMHQRYTADTADYTGRVTVPVLWDKQLKRIVSNESAEIIRMFNSAFNGLTGNTLDFYPETLRPTIDALNARIYPAVNNGVYRAGFATSQQAYDSAFDDVFAELDHLEQHLGKHRYLAGEYLTEADVRLFTTLIRFDAVYYSHFKCNLRRIADYPNLSNWLRELYQWPGVAETVDFAHIKGHYYGSHRTINPTGIVPKGPWQGFDAGHDRARLSGKGIRDLSTS, encoded by the coding sequence ATGGGTTTGCTGATCGAAGGACACTGGAAAGACCAGTGGTACGAAAGTAGCGCAGATGGCGCATTCCAGCGCGAACAGGCACAGCGCCGCCACTGGGTCACCGCCGATGGTGCTCCCGGCCCGAGCGGCGAAGGCGGCTTCAAGGCCGAGGCCGGCCGCTATCATCTTTATGTATCCCTTGCGTGCCCTTGGGCCCACCGCACCCTGATCCTGCGCAAACTCAAAGGCCTGGAAGGCCTGATCGACGTGTCCGTCGTCAGCTGGCTGATGCTGGAAAACGGCTGGACCTTCGACAAGGCCCACGGCTCGACCGGCGATGCGCTGGATCATTTCGACTTCATGCACCAGCGCTACACCGCCGACACGGCCGACTACACCGGGCGCGTTACCGTGCCGGTGCTGTGGGACAAACAGCTCAAGCGCATTGTGAGCAATGAGTCGGCGGAGATCATCCGTATGTTCAACAGTGCGTTTAACGGGCTGACCGGCAACACGCTGGATTTCTACCCCGAAACACTGCGCCCGACCATCGACGCCTTGAACGCGCGCATTTACCCCGCCGTGAACAACGGCGTATACCGCGCAGGCTTCGCTACGTCGCAGCAGGCCTATGACAGTGCGTTTGATGACGTGTTTGCCGAGCTGGATCACCTGGAACAGCATTTGGGCAAACATCGGTACCTCGCCGGTGAATACCTGACCGAAGCCGACGTGCGCCTGTTCACCACGCTGATTCGTTTTGATGCGGTGTATTACAGCCACTTCAAATGCAACCTGCGCAGGATTGCGGATTATCCGAATTTGTCGAATTGGCTACGGGAGTTGTATCAGTGGCCGGGCGTGGCCGAGACGGTGGATTTTGCGCATATCAAGGGGCATTACTACGGGAGCCACCGCACGATCAATCCAACCGGGATTGTGCCCAAGGGGCCCTGGCAGGGGTTTGATGCCGGACATGATAGAGCGCGATTGAGTGGAAAAGGTATCCGGGATTTATCCACATCATGA